Part of the Gramella sp. Hel_I_59 genome, ATCAAGGCAGCGTTCAGGGAAACAATCTAAGTAATAATGAGCAGGATCGAAATTATATCAATTTATTCGGACAGGTTCAGCTGGAATTAACCTCGAAATTAACTGCCGATTTTGGAGTGAATTTTAATACAACTTCCTACGATCTGCAGGATAATTTTAATCAGGATTCAGAAGATCAATCTGAAAATTATAGTTTTGATGCAGTACTTTCTCCGAGACTGGGATTAAGCTATGAAGCTTTTGCTGGAAAGCACTTCTATGCTTCAGCAAGTCATGGGTTTTCTACTCCTACGGTAGCGCAAACTCTAACTCCGGAAGGAAATATCAACACAGATCTTCAAACAGAAACTGGATGGAACTACGAAATAGGCTTTAAAGGTAACTGGCTCGAAAACAGGTTATATACTGAAGTCAACGCTTATTCTATACAGATTCGGGACCTTCTGGTAGCCAGAAGAATTGACCAGGATCGCTATGTAGGAGTCAATGCAGGAAAGTCTGATCATTATGGGCTGGAATTTACTTCAGTTTACCAACAACCAATTTCGAATGATCTCTCGTTGAACTTTATGATGAATGCAAATCTTACCGATTATACCTTTGATAAATTCGTGGATCTTGGGGAAAATTATTCTGGAAATGAATTACCAGGTGTTCCAGAATATATGTTGACACCAACAATTGGATTCGATTATAAGGATTTTTCAGCAAATATCAATTATCAGATGTTTGGAGAAATAGCTTTGGATGATTCCAATTCTGGTTATACTGAAGCTTACGAATTGCTGAATTTCAGAATGAATTACAATACAAAATTAACCAGTTATTTGCAGGCAGGTGCGAGCCTTGGAATCAATAATATCACAGATGAGCTTTATGCTTCAAGTATCGTAACTAACGCGGTAGGTTTTGGAGGTTCTGCACCACGTTATTATTACCCGGGAATGCCAAGAAATTATTACGCGGGTCTAAATTTGAAATTAAGCCTTTAAGAAGACTGGGTTTTTACGACTTCAGGAACCATGAATTCATAACTTCCACCGTGACGCATCACATCTCTTACCACGGTGGAAGAAATATGAGCGAGTCCAGAGCTTGAGATTAAAAATATGGTCTCAATACCGGCCATTTTGTAATTCGTTTGACCAATAGCTTTTTCAAATTCAAGATCCTGGCCATTGCGCAAACCTCTCAAAATAAATTCTGAATCTTTGGATTTGCAATAGTCTACGGTAAGTCCGCTATAAGTTTCTACCAGAATTTTTTCTTCGTCTTTATAAGTTTCTTTTAGAAAATGCAATCTTTCTTCCAGGCTGAACATATATTTTTTGCTGGAATTAGTGCCTATAGCCAGTATGATCTTGTCAAAAAGAGGCAAAGCTCTATCGATAATATCTGTGTGACCTAAGGTTAGCGGGTCAAAACTACCTGGGAAAACTGCTATTTTCATAATTCGCGATTTAATTCTATTGATTCAATGCTGCTTCCACGGCACTACCAAATAGGTCTTTTAATGTGATTCCTGCTTTTTCGGCTTGTTGAGGTAAAATACTTGCCTGACTAATTCCCGGGTTGGTGTTCATTTCTATAAAGTGTGGTTCACCTTCATGAAAGATAAATTCTGATCTTGAAAAACCTTTCATCTTCAGTTTACGGTAGATCATTTTAGCGATCTCCTGTACTTTCAAAGTATCTTCTTCAGAAATTCTAGCTGGTGTGATTTCCTGGGATTTTCCGAGGTATTTGGCTTCATAATCGAAAAACTCCCCATCAGGCACGATTTCAGTAACCGGCAAAGCAACAATTTCACCTTTGTACATAATCACCCCAACAGAGACTTCAGTTCCATCCAGAAATGATTCAATGATTGCTTCATCATCTTCAGTAAAAGCAGTTTTTGCCGCAGAAACTATTTCTTCTTCGGTCTTAACTTTAGTTACCCCAAAACTGCTTCCCGCACGATTTGCCTTAACGAAACATGGAAGACTAACGCGATCTACGATAGCCTTTGTGTCGATATCCTCACCTTTATTCAGGAAATAGTTTGTGGCAGTTTTGACTCCGTAGGGTCTTAAAACCGAAATAAGATCCCGTTTGTTGAAGGTCAATGCCGACTGGTAGTAGTCACAACTGGTTTGCGGTACTCCAATAAGCTCTAAATATGCCTGCAGTAGTCCGTTTTCACCCGGTGTACCATGAATTGTGTTAAAAACGCAGTCAAAGCTAATAACCTTATCATCTATAGTTACTGTAAAGTTGCTTTTATTGATAGGATAAGGGGTGTCATCTTCTGTAACCACGAACCATTCGCTTTGCAGGATATGAACACGGTATGGCTCGTAAAGGTCACGATCAAGATTTTTATAAACGATATTACCACTGTTTATCGAAATGCGGTATTCACTGGAATAACCGCCCATAGCGATGGCGATAGTTTTCTTCATATTCAATATTTCCGGTTTGAAGTCGTTAAACAAAAATATCACTTAATAGGGCAGTCACCAAAACCAAAGGGTTTTATATCTTTGTCCATTATCATGAAACTATGGGATTTTTTCGATTTATTTTCAGCAAGACCTTTTTAATTCAATTGGTGCTTGCCGGTATTGTATTGGTTGTACTTGCTATTCTGGCTATGCAATGGCTGGATTACTCCACGAACCAGGATCAGCGAATCGAAGTTCCCGACCTCGCCAAGATGAATCTGGATATTGTTGAGGATCGTCTGGATGAACTCAATCTTGATTTCGAAATCCTTGATTCTGCGAATTTCAATCCGGATTTCCCGAGGTATTCAGTAATAGAACAGGCACCTGCACCAGGTAAATTTGTGAAGGAAGACCGTAAGATCTACTTAACCTTGAATCCTTCCGGATATCGTAAAGTTGAAATTCCGGAGAATTTGATTAGAAAAACCCGCAGACAGGTAGAACCAACCTTAAGATCTTTAGGTTTTGAGATTGGTGATGTTAGCTACAAGCCAGACATTGCTGAAGATGCTGTGCTGGAAATAAGACATAAAGGTAAACTGGTGGAAGCTGGTGAGAAATTAATGAAAACTTCTGTATTAGACCTTGTACTGGGCGATGGTAGTGGAAGATATAGAGAACTTGAAGACGATAGTCTGGATGTTCAACAGGAAACTGAAAGCGAAGTAGATGAATTCTAATATAGACCAGAACGACGAAATTGAAGATAACGACCAGAATGAAAGTCTTTATGAACATCATAAGTTCGTAGCAGATTCCGGTCAAAAACCACTAAGAGTGGATAAATTCCTGATGAATTTCATCGAGAATGCTACCCGTAATAAAATTCAGAAGTCGGCTAAGAGCGGAAACATCTATGTAAATGGTGAAACTGTAAAGCAAAATTTTAAGGTAAAAGCTGGAGACACCGTGCAGGTGATGTTCGAGCATCCTCCTTACGAGTTTTTACTGGTGCCTGAAGATATTCCGCTTGATATTGAATATGAAGATGATACGCTGCTGGTAGTTAATAAACCTCCCGGAATGGTAGTACATCCCGGTCATGGTAATTATAGTGGGACACTTATCAACGCACTTGTACATCACTTTGATAATTTACCGAATAATAGTAGTGATCGCCCAGGATTGGTTCACAGGATCGATAAGGACACGAGCGGACTATTGGTGATCGCCAAGACTGAAGAAGCGATGGCACACCTGTCAAAGCAATTTTTTGACAAGACCAGCGAAAGAGAATATGTAGCGATCGTCTGGGGGAACGTAGAAGAGGATGAAGGTACTATAGAAGGAAATATAGGAAGAAACCCAAAGAATAGATTACAGAACTTAGTTTACGAAGGAGACCTTGCAGAAGAAGGAAAACCAGCAGTGACGCATTTTAAAGTGATTGAAAGACTTGGGTATGTAACTCTGGTTTCATGTAAACTGGAAACTGGTAGAACACACCAGATACGAGTTCATATGAAATATATTGGACATACGCTTTTTAATGATGAGCGCTATGGAGGAGACAGGATCCTTAAGGGTACAACATTTACCAAGTACAAGCAGTTTGTAGATAATTGTTTCAAAATACTACCAAGGCAGGCCTTGCATGCAAAAACCTTAGGCTTTAAACATCCAAAAACAGGAAAATGGATGAGCTTTAATACTGAAATTCCTGAGGATATTCAAAATTGCGTGGATAAGTGGAGAGCATATGCTAAAAGTCAGCTAGAGAATCTTTAGGATAAAAGCTGTCTATTGATCTATCGATAACTAATTTTATTAGGCTTCAGAAATTTTAGTGATTCGGCTTATATTTGGGAAAAACAGGAAAATGAAAATTGTTGTTTCCCCAGCTAAAAGTCTGGATTACGATTCAAAACTACCCAGCAATCGAGGTACACAGCCACAATTTCTGGAAACTACCGCTAAGCTCAATAGAAAGTTATCTCGCCAGACTAAGTCAGATCTTTCAGAATTAATGAGTATTAGCGATAAACTGGCTGACCTGAATTATACGAGGTACCAGGAATTCGAAGAAGATCATACCAAAAAGAATTCAAGACCCGCGATGTATGCGTTCGATGGGGATGTATATATAGGTTTGGATGCTTATACTATTTCTACAGATAAACTTGATAAGCTTCAGGATACCTTGAGAATACTTTCCGGGATGTATGGGATCTTAAGACCATTGGATTTGATGCAGCCGTACAGGCTGGAAATGGGCACTTCTATTGGGATTGAAAGAAATGATAATCTTTATAAAGTCTGGAAAGAAAAGATCACGCAATCGCTGAATGATGAATTGAAAGAAGATGAGTTGTTTCTGAATCTTGCCAGTAATGAATATTTTAAGGCAGTAGATACGAAACAATTGAAAGTTCCGGTTATTGCGCCAGTTTTCAAGGATTACAAAAACGGAAAGCTGAAAATTATCAGCTTTTATGCGAAGAAAGCCCGTGGTTCTATGGTAAGATATATTATCGATAAAGATTGTGAAACTCTGGAAGATATTAAAGGGTTCGATTACGATGATTATCGATTCAGTGAAGAACATACGGAAAAAGAAGATCATCCAACCTTTATAAGATAATATTCTGGAGCTTTTTCACCACACACATCCATTTCCGCCATTCATTCCTGAAAGCGCCACAAAACTCATTGTTGGTACTTTGCCGCCTCCACGTTTTACGCGTAGGGAATTAAAGCCAGATGATGTGGATTTTTGCTACGGAAGCAGGGATGGTTTATTGTGGCCAGTATTGGATCGTATATTTCAGCTTAACCTGAAGTATGAGAATACTTCAGAAGCAATAAAACAGCGACAGGATTTTTTGAAAAGTAGAAAT contains:
- the coaD gene encoding pantetheine-phosphate adenylyltransferase; the protein is MKIAVFPGSFDPLTLGHTDIIDRALPLFDKIILAIGTNSSKKYMFSLEERLHFLKETYKDEEKILVETYSGLTVDYCKSKDSEFILRGLRNGQDLEFEKAIGQTNYKMAGIETIFLISSSGLAHISSTVVRDVMRHGGSYEFMVPEVVKTQSS
- a CDS encoding D-alanine--D-alanine ligase: MKKTIAIAMGGYSSEYRISINSGNIVYKNLDRDLYEPYRVHILQSEWFVVTEDDTPYPINKSNFTVTIDDKVISFDCVFNTIHGTPGENGLLQAYLELIGVPQTSCDYYQSALTFNKRDLISVLRPYGVKTATNYFLNKGEDIDTKAIVDRVSLPCFVKANRAGSSFGVTKVKTEEEIVSAAKTAFTEDDEAIIESFLDGTEVSVGVIMYKGEIVALPVTEIVPDGEFFDYEAKYLGKSQEITPARISEEDTLKVQEIAKMIYRKLKMKGFSRSEFIFHEGEPHFIEMNTNPGISQASILPQQAEKAGITLKDLFGSAVEAALNQ
- a CDS encoding PASTA domain-containing protein, coding for MGFFRFIFSKTFLIQLVLAGIVLVVLAILAMQWLDYSTNQDQRIEVPDLAKMNLDIVEDRLDELNLDFEILDSANFNPDFPRYSVIEQAPAPGKFVKEDRKIYLTLNPSGYRKVEIPENLIRKTRRQVEPTLRSLGFEIGDVSYKPDIAEDAVLEIRHKGKLVEAGEKLMKTSVLDLVLGDGSGRYRELEDDSLDVQQETESEVDEF
- a CDS encoding RluA family pseudouridine synthase — protein: MNSNIDQNDEIEDNDQNESLYEHHKFVADSGQKPLRVDKFLMNFIENATRNKIQKSAKSGNIYVNGETVKQNFKVKAGDTVQVMFEHPPYEFLLVPEDIPLDIEYEDDTLLVVNKPPGMVVHPGHGNYSGTLINALVHHFDNLPNNSSDRPGLVHRIDKDTSGLLVIAKTEEAMAHLSKQFFDKTSEREYVAIVWGNVEEDEGTIEGNIGRNPKNRLQNLVYEGDLAEEGKPAVTHFKVIERLGYVTLVSCKLETGRTHQIRVHMKYIGHTLFNDERYGGDRILKGTTFTKYKQFVDNCFKILPRQALHAKTLGFKHPKTGKWMSFNTEIPEDIQNCVDKWRAYAKSQLENL
- the yaaA gene encoding peroxide stress protein YaaA, with protein sequence MKIVVSPAKSLDYDSKLPSNRGTQPQFLETTAKLNRKLSRQTKSDLSELMSISDKLADLNYTRYQEFEEDHTKKNSRPAMYAFDGDVYIGLDAYTISTDKLDKLQDTLRILSGMYGILRPLDLMQPYRLEMGTSIGIERNDNLYKVWKEKITQSLNDELKEDELFLNLASNEYFKAVDTKQLKVPVIAPVFKDYKNGKLKIISFYAKKARGSMVRYIIDKDCETLEDIKGFDYDDYRFSEEHTEKEDHPTFIR